In Papaver somniferum cultivar HN1 chromosome 1, ASM357369v1, whole genome shotgun sequence, a genomic segment contains:
- the LOC113324946 gene encoding uncharacterized protein LOC113324946 has product MSSEEGSSGGFQIPFVSDILKEGEKMKIPFVSDMIKEGEKIKIPIVSDLIKEGEQLKIPFISDRSSGPAGEEGHRECCCNGCFGGCDKVKEWWHIFVEKIKEFFSCLGSCCCCSICRCCCPCCCCCCSDD; this is encoded by the exons ATGAGCTCCGAGGAAGGTAGCAGCGGTGGTTTTCAAATTCCTTTCGTCAGTGACATACTAAAGGAGGGAGAAAAAATGAAGATCCCTTTCGTTAGTGACATGATTAAGGAGGGTGAAAAAATCAAGATCCCTATCGTTAGCGACTTGATTAAGGAGGGAGAACAGCTTAAGATCCCTTTTATTAGTGATAGAAGCAGTGGACCTGCTGGGGAGGAGGGACACCGTGAGTGCTGTTGTAATGGGTGTTTTGGTGGTTGTGACAAAGTAAAAGAATGGTGGCATATATTtgttgagaaaatcaaagaattttTCTCATGTCTTGGATCATG ttgttgttgcagtattTGCAGGTGCTGCTgcccttgttgttgttgttgctgttctgATGATTAG
- the LOC113340525 gene encoding uncharacterized protein LOC113340525, giving the protein MDSFNILPKEIIWDILIRLPVELVLNCKLVSKTWRNHLQDRWFLNMHASHHLHHNADSGFVFVTLGQREYIVLPERAGVSGWYYNWVGFGYLPSADQYKVVVVNELKKEPKYIEIMVYTLGSGYGWRNIGKFNRIFNYVSPEHGIFENGALHWKDGDIIWVFD; this is encoded by the exons ATGGATAGTTTCAACATTCTCCCAAAAGAGATTATATGGGATATTCTCATTCGTTTACCCGTTGAATTAGTTCTAAATTGTAAGTTAGTTTCCAAAACATGGAGAAATCATCTTCAGGATCGATGGTTTCTTAACATGCACGCAAgtcatcatctccatcataatGCTGATTCTG GTTTTGTATTTGTAACCCTAGGACAAAGAGAGTATATTGTTCTTCCTGAGCGTGCGGGAGTGTCTGGTTGGTATTATAACTGGGTTGGATTTGGTTACCTTCCTTCAGCCGATCAGTACAAAGTCGTAGTAGTGAATGAGCTAAAGAAAGAACCCAAATATATAGAGATCATGGTGTATACTCTGGGCAGTGGCTATGGTTGGCGCAACATTGGAAAATTCAATCGGATATTTAACTATGTTAGTCCAGAACATGGTATCTTTGAGAACGGAGCTCTTCATTGGAAGGACGGAGATATAATTTGGGTTTTCGATTAG
- the LOC113340534 gene encoding pentatricopeptide repeat-containing protein At1g62930, chloroplastic-like: MLKGLNVVSDVVVYNALVNGLCNSVRLGEAKRLLEELANRGISADVKTYNSIIHGHCLHGQWKEARRYFDEMMDRGILPNTVTFGILIDFHCKDGMLRDALGLFRLMDKVNIKPDQITFNSMIDGLCLTGRLQEAVKLFDSMVDRGLEPNEFNYNVLIDGYSKNRKLDKAIQLFKKMKRNGLKPTTVTYSIYASFWSITYSTILNGYCKNGKMEEAIELYESMDDPGISDNVYMYNILIHSLFRAGKLEDARKYFNEIPNKEIMPNVVIYSTVIQGLFCNGMVLDAVKLIIEMEVKGCLPNARTYDTIGKGFLMTKEVDKALQYFRKMREREFVPSDSVVSLLTSILSADELKNL, translated from the exons ATGCTTAAAGGTTTGAATGTTGTATCTGATGTAGTTGTTTACAATGCTTTGGTTAATGGTCTTTGCAATTCAGTCCGGTTGGGTGAGGCAAAGAGACTCCTTGAAGAGCTGGCCAATAGAGGAATCTCTGCAGATGTGAAGACTTATAATTCTATCATTCATGGTCACTGCTTACATGGTCAATGGAAAGAAGCAAGAAGATATTTTGATGAAATGATGGATCGAGGGATTTTACCAAACACGGTAACCTTTGGTATATTAATAGATTTCCATTGCAAAGATGGGATGTTGCGGGATGCTTTGGGGTTATTCAGACTGATGGACAAAGTAAACATTAAACCCGACCAGATTACTTTTAATTCAATGATTGACGGTTTGTGTTTGACAGGTCGGCTGCAAGAAGCGGTAAAACTGTTTGACTCTATGGTGGATAGGGGACTTGAGCCAAATGAGTTTAACTACAATGTGTTAATCGATGGGTATTCCAAGAATCGCAAATTGGATAAAGCTATACAATTATTTAAGAAAATGAAACGGAATGGACTGAAACCTACAACAGTTACTTACAGTATAT ATGCAAGCTTTTGGTCTATCACATACAGTACAATATTGAATGGGTACTGCAAGAACGGAAAAATGGAGGAGGCAATAGAACTCTACGAATCCATGGATGATCCAGGTATCTCAGATAATGTTTATATGTACAATATTCTTATTCATAGTTTGTTCCGTGCTGGCAAGTTGGAAGATGCAAGAAAATATTTTAATGAAATCCCTAACAAAGAAATAATGCCTAATGTAGTAATATATAGCACAGTGATCCAAGGCCTCTTTTGTAATGGGATGGTATTGGACGCTGTGAAACTAATCATCGAAATGGAAGTGAAGGGTTGTTTACCAAATGCTAGAACATATGATACCATTGGTAAGGGTTTTCTTATGACAAAGGAGGTCGACAAGGCATTGCAATATTTTCGCAAGATGCGTGAAAGAGAATTTGTACCTAGTGATTCTgttgtttccttgttaacaagtATTCTCTCGGCAGACGAGCTGAAAAATCTGTAA